AGCTATCCCATAGCGCCTTGACGATGCCCGTGAACTCGTCGGCGCGCGCATAGCGTTGTGCGTGGTCCGGCGGCGCTGCGCGACCGAAGTTGCGCGCAGACCCGGCATCGGCCGTCGTGACGACATTCCAGCCTGCCCTCCCGCCGCTGACGTGATCCAGCGTGGCGAAGCGCCGCGCGATGTTGTACGGCTCGTTGTAGCTGGTCGAGGCAGTGGCCACCAATCCGATATGGCGCGTAGCCGCGGCCACGCAGGCAAGCAGCACGGTGGGCTCCAGCGCGGTAATCGGCCGGAGATTGATCTGGTCGGCAATCGATGCGTTATCGGCCAGGAAGATAGCATCGAACTTGCCCGCCTCGGCAATCTGCGCCAGCCGGACGTAGTGCTGCACGTCGACAAAGGCCCGCGGATCGCTGTCGGGCAGGCGCCAGGCCGACGGCACGAAGCCCGAGTGCAGCGCGTTGAGATTCAGGTGCAGTTGGGCAGGCGGCAAGGCTGTGGTCATGTCGACGAGATGCGGGCGCGTTCGCAATGATGTCTGGCCCTTGAGCATAAGGAAGGACGCCACGGACAGGAACGAACGAAAGCCGATATCGATAGGCAAAAGTCTTCGTTGTGTGGGAGTGCGGCGGTTCGCAATACTGCGGACGGAACCTGCACTCACTACACAACAACATGGTCACCGAACTGAATTTTCCCGCGCCCGGCCGCCGCAGCGCGCTCAAGCAATTGGCATCGCTGGCAGTGGCCGGCAGCATGGGTCCGCTGCTGGCTGCCTGCTCGAAGGGCGATCCCGCCGCGACATCCGCCGCCGGGCCCGCTGCCCAGGCGACTGGTCCGGCCGCGCCGGCCGTCATCGGCAAGGCCGGCGACAAGGTCAGCTTCAAGTATCCCGACAACCCCACCTTCGATCTGGTCTACCTGGCCGACCAGCTTGGCTACTTCGACGGCACCAACACGCGCCCAAACTATATTGGCAAGGTGGCCGCACCCCAGATCATTCCGTTGACGGGCACCGGCGAGATCGATTTCGGGTCGCGCATGGTGCCGCTGGTGATCTCCGCCGTGGCGGCCGGGGCCGATCTCAAGATCGTGGCGGCGGGCAACAAGACACTGCAGGACGCGCCGCACATGAAGTATTTCGTGCGCAAGGATTCGGGCATCCGCGCGCCGAAGGACCTGGAAGGCAAGACCATCGGCATCAACAGCTTTGGCGCCTGCGCCGAGTTCGTGACCAAGACGTTCCTGCGCCAGAAAGGCGTGGACGTCAACAAGATCAACTTCGTGGTGATTCCGGACGACCAGGCGGAGCAGACGCTGGCAACCGGCAACACCGACCTGGCGATCATCCACGCGCCGTTCTCGGGCCGCGCCGACCATGCCGACAAGCTCACCCGGCTGTGGAGCGATTTCGATCTCGATGGCGGCCTGGGCGGCATGCAGCCGTACAGTGTGCATGGCCGGTTCCTGCGCGAGCATCCGGAGAACGTCCGCGACGTGGTCACGGCGCTGGCCAAGGCCGCCAACTGGGTCAACGCCAACCCAGAGGAGGCGCGCAAGCTGGTGTCCAGGCGGATCAACCTGCAGCTCGAGTTCGTCGACCGCTACGCCTACGTGGACAACCTCGTGGTCACCGAGCCGCCGATCCAGTACTACATCGACGTGCTGGAGGCCGAAGGCAAGCTGCAGAAGGGCAAGGTGGCCGCCCGCGACCTCTACACGAACGATTTCAACCCGTTCGCCAGGGCATAGGACCGACACCATGAGCCACAAGATCGTGGCGCGCGGTGTCAAGATGGACTATGCCGTGCGCAATGACGCAGGCCGCGCCGACAACGTGGCCGTGCTGCGCGACTTCGACCTCGACATCCGCGAGGGCGAGTTCCTTTCCATCCTGGGGCCGTCCGGCTGCGGCAAGTCCACCTTTCTGAGCATCCTGGCCGGGCTGACCGAACGCACGGGTGGCGACATCGCCATCGACGGCCAGCCCCTGCGCGGCATCCACCCGGCGCAGGGCGTGGTCTTCCAGGGATATGCGCTGTTCCCGTGGCGCACCGTGCTGCAAAACATCGAGGTGGGCCTGGAGATTCGCGGCGTGCCGAAGGCCAGGCGCCGCGTGATTGCCCAGGAATACCTGGAACTGGTGGGGCTGACCGGTTTTGGCCAGCGTTATCCGCACGAAATATCGGGCGGCATGAAGCAGCGCGTGGCCATCGCGCGGTCGCTGGCCTACCAGCCCGAAGTGCTGCTGATGGACGAGCCGTTCGCCGCCCTGGACGCGCAGACCCGTGAAATCCTCCAGGGCGAGCTGCTACGCATCTGGGAGCAGCGGCGCAAGACCATCGTGTTCATCACGCATAGCCTGGACGAAGCCATCTTCCTCTCCGACCGCATTGCGGTGATGACCCGCCGCCCCGGCACCATCAAGCAGATCATCGACGTGCCGCTGCCACGCCCGCGCGCGGCCGAGGTGCGCAATTCCACCGACTTCATCCGGCTGCGCCAGCGGGCATGGGACATCCTCAAGGACGAAGTGCAGTTTGCCAACCCGGCAGCCGTGCCTCGCCCGCTGGGGCCACGGCCAATCCGGGGGAACGGCTCCATGGCGAGCGCGCACAGGTCGGACAGCATGGGGATGAAACCGCCGCCGGCGTGGCAAAGGCGGCATCATGAGCCGCGCCGCCTCGCCTTCGCGCCTGGGGGACCGCGCGCTGGGCATCCTTGGCATCGTCGCCTTCCTGCTGGTCTGGGAACTGGTACCACGTCTGCATATTGTCAGCGACGCCTACCTGAGCCCGCCCTCGCAGATCATCGTCACGATCTGGGACCTGGTCAGCAGCGGGGCGCTGTTCAGGCACCTGTTCGCCAGCCTGCAACGGTCGCTGTACGGATTGCTGTCGGCGATCGTGCTCGGCGTGGTGCTGGGACTGCTGATGGGGTGGTTCACCCGCTTCGAGGCCATTATCGACCCGATCCTGCAGTTGTTCCGTCAGACCTCTGCCTTCGCGCTCTTCCCGGTGTTCATCCTGTTCCTGGGCATTGGCGAGACGTCGAAGGTGGCCATTATCTTCTGGGCGTCGTTCTGGCCCGTGCTGCTGAGCACCATCAGCGGCGTCAAGCAGGTAGACCGGCTGCTGATCGACTCGGCCCGCTCGATGGGCGCCAATCGGCTGTTCGTATTCCGCAAGGTGGTGCTGCCGGCGGCCTCGCCGTCGATATTCACCGGCGTGCGGCTGGCTGGCACTTATTGCATTACCGCGCTGGTGGCCGCCGAGATGATCGGCGCGCATTCGGGCCTGGGTTTCCTGACGCTCAATTCGCAGGAGGTGTTCCAGATCCCGACGATGTATGCAGGCATCCTGCTGCTGGCCTTGCTCGGCCTGGCGCTGAACTATGGCCTGGCCGTGGTGGAACGCCGGCTGACGCGCTGGCGCAAGGGGCTGACGCTCAATGGCTGAATCCC
This region of Cupriavidus sp. EM10 genomic DNA includes:
- a CDS encoding ABC transporter substrate-binding protein — encoded protein: MVTELNFPAPGRRSALKQLASLAVAGSMGPLLAACSKGDPAATSAAGPAAQATGPAAPAVIGKAGDKVSFKYPDNPTFDLVYLADQLGYFDGTNTRPNYIGKVAAPQIIPLTGTGEIDFGSRMVPLVISAVAAGADLKIVAAGNKTLQDAPHMKYFVRKDSGIRAPKDLEGKTIGINSFGACAEFVTKTFLRQKGVDVNKINFVVIPDDQAEQTLATGNTDLAIIHAPFSGRADHADKLTRLWSDFDLDGGLGGMQPYSVHGRFLREHPENVRDVVTALAKAANWVNANPEEARKLVSRRINLQLEFVDRYAYVDNLVVTEPPIQYYIDVLEAEGKLQKGKVAARDLYTNDFNPFARA
- a CDS encoding ABC transporter permease, which gives rise to MSRAASPSRLGDRALGILGIVAFLLVWELVPRLHIVSDAYLSPPSQIIVTIWDLVSSGALFRHLFASLQRSLYGLLSAIVLGVVLGLLMGWFTRFEAIIDPILQLFRQTSAFALFPVFILFLGIGETSKVAIIFWASFWPVLLSTISGVKQVDRLLIDSARSMGANRLFVFRKVVLPAASPSIFTGVRLAGTYCITALVAAEMIGAHSGLGFLTLNSQEVFQIPTMYAGILLLALLGLALNYGLAVVERRLTRWRKGLTLNG